From a single Amphiprion ocellaris isolate individual 3 ecotype Okinawa chromosome 18, ASM2253959v1, whole genome shotgun sequence genomic region:
- the acbd4 gene encoding acyl-CoA-binding domain-containing protein 4 isoform X1: MPVPAMAEPVVDHQKRFQAAVDVIHNLPKNGSYRPSYEVMLRFYSLYKQAVCGPCTVARPGFWDPVGRYKWDAWSRLGEMSSESAMAAYVDEMKKVAQEVIDTMPMNEKTASLFHHFEPLYLVIDDMPRPPQSLLTLREGLEGSENAEMEVEHEMQEGHKEVPEGPDPDQEVTLSEVVDFTANTSSNVSTELNIRLCATAEAGVSEGLALTSDSESEIFCDSVDSVEQLTNIKIPVKSNGFHNGHMSLESSPVQSHQRLEGRQVGAGQGGEGAEDGKGQGPIRRGQDPGRDGSYHSWRERGLPQGSPRRGFAGGGGGAGRGGGDGSEGGAERLHDAHLQQQIILALRRLRQDMRSVMDRLEVVERLAATHAQGSEWRPCLQCAATASQQEEEKWWPFDVSGQTVLLFLLWPFVAQGLVYLLRKAHQRSRTSS; this comes from the exons ATGCCAGTCCCAGCTATGGCTGAGCCTGTGGTTGATCACCAGAAACGGTTTCAGGCTGCTGTGGATGTCATCCATAACCTACCAAAGAATG GCTCCTACCGACCCTCCTATGAGGTGATGTTGCGTTTCTACAGTCTGTACAAGCAGGCAGTGTGTGGACCCTGTACAGTGGCTCGGCCTGGCTTCTGGGACCCTGTGGGCCGCTACAAAtg GGATGCATGGAGCCGCCTGGGAGAGATGAGCAGTGAGAGTGCCATGGCAGCATATGTGGACGAGATGAAGAAAGTAGCACAGGAG GTCATCGACACCATGCCCATGAATGAGAAGACGGCCTCACTCTTCCACCACTTTGAGCCTCTCTACCTGGTTATTGATGACATGCCACGACCTCCACAGTCACTACTCACACTCAGAGAAG GTCTTGAAGGCAGCGAGAATGCTGAGATGGAAGTTGAACACGAAATGCAGGAGGGGCATAAAGAAGTCCCAGAGGGCCCAGATCCAGATCAGGAGGTCACCCTGTCAGAAGTTGTTGACTTCACTGCCAACACCAGCTCTAATG tcAGCACAGAATTGAATATAAGATTGTGTGCTACTGCAGAGGCTGGAGTATCTGAAGGTTTGGCGTTGACCAGTGACTCAGAGAGTGAAATCTTCTGTGACTCTGTGGATTCAGTAGAGCAACTAACCAATATCAAG ATCCCAGTGAAGTCCAATGGCTTTCACAATGGTCACATGTCCCTGGAGTCATCGCCAGTTCAGAGCCATCAGCGTCTGGAAGGCAGACAGGTCGGAGCAGGCCAAGGCGGAGAAGGGGCGGAGGATGGGAAGGGTCAGGGTCCCATCAGGAGGGGTCAAGACCCTGGACGAGATGGTTCCTACCACAGCTGGAGAGAAC GCGGCCTTCCACAGGGAAGTCCAAGACGGGGATTCgcaggtggtggtggaggggccGGACGAGGTGGAGGGGATGGGTCAGAGGGTGGTGCAGAGCGGCTGCATGATgcccacctgcagcagcagatcatCCTGGCTCTGCGGAGGCTCAGACAGGACATGAGGAGTGTGATGGACAggctggaggtggtggagagGCTCGCTGCCACACAT GCTCAGGGTTCAGAGTGGAGACCATGCCTACAGTGTGCAGCCACAGCTTCGCAACAGGAG GAGGAGAAATGGTGGCCATTTGACGTGTCGGGTCAGACTGTCCTCCTCTTCCTACTGTGGCCATTTGTGGCTCAGGGTCTGGTCTACCTGCTGAGAAAAGCCCACCAGAGAAGTCGCACGTCTTCATGA
- the acbd4 gene encoding acyl-CoA-binding domain-containing protein 4 isoform X2 → MPVPAMAEPVVDHQKRFQAAVDVIHNLPKNGSYRPSYEVMLRFYSLYKQAVCGPCTVARPGFWDPVGRYKWDAWSRLGEMSSESAMAAYVDEMKKVAQEVIDTMPMNEKTASLFHHFEPLYLVIDDMPRPPQSLLTLREGLEGSENAEMEVEHEMQEGHKEVPEGPDPDQEVTLSEVVDFTANTSSNEAGVSEGLALTSDSESEIFCDSVDSVEQLTNIKIPVKSNGFHNGHMSLESSPVQSHQRLEGRQVGAGQGGEGAEDGKGQGPIRRGQDPGRDGSYHSWRERGLPQGSPRRGFAGGGGGAGRGGGDGSEGGAERLHDAHLQQQIILALRRLRQDMRSVMDRLEVVERLAATHAQGSEWRPCLQCAATASQQEEEKWWPFDVSGQTVLLFLLWPFVAQGLVYLLRKAHQRSRTSS, encoded by the exons ATGCCAGTCCCAGCTATGGCTGAGCCTGTGGTTGATCACCAGAAACGGTTTCAGGCTGCTGTGGATGTCATCCATAACCTACCAAAGAATG GCTCCTACCGACCCTCCTATGAGGTGATGTTGCGTTTCTACAGTCTGTACAAGCAGGCAGTGTGTGGACCCTGTACAGTGGCTCGGCCTGGCTTCTGGGACCCTGTGGGCCGCTACAAAtg GGATGCATGGAGCCGCCTGGGAGAGATGAGCAGTGAGAGTGCCATGGCAGCATATGTGGACGAGATGAAGAAAGTAGCACAGGAG GTCATCGACACCATGCCCATGAATGAGAAGACGGCCTCACTCTTCCACCACTTTGAGCCTCTCTACCTGGTTATTGATGACATGCCACGACCTCCACAGTCACTACTCACACTCAGAGAAG GTCTTGAAGGCAGCGAGAATGCTGAGATGGAAGTTGAACACGAAATGCAGGAGGGGCATAAAGAAGTCCCAGAGGGCCCAGATCCAGATCAGGAGGTCACCCTGTCAGAAGTTGTTGACTTCACTGCCAACACCAGCTCTAATG AGGCTGGAGTATCTGAAGGTTTGGCGTTGACCAGTGACTCAGAGAGTGAAATCTTCTGTGACTCTGTGGATTCAGTAGAGCAACTAACCAATATCAAG ATCCCAGTGAAGTCCAATGGCTTTCACAATGGTCACATGTCCCTGGAGTCATCGCCAGTTCAGAGCCATCAGCGTCTGGAAGGCAGACAGGTCGGAGCAGGCCAAGGCGGAGAAGGGGCGGAGGATGGGAAGGGTCAGGGTCCCATCAGGAGGGGTCAAGACCCTGGACGAGATGGTTCCTACCACAGCTGGAGAGAAC GCGGCCTTCCACAGGGAAGTCCAAGACGGGGATTCgcaggtggtggtggaggggccGGACGAGGTGGAGGGGATGGGTCAGAGGGTGGTGCAGAGCGGCTGCATGATgcccacctgcagcagcagatcatCCTGGCTCTGCGGAGGCTCAGACAGGACATGAGGAGTGTGATGGACAggctggaggtggtggagagGCTCGCTGCCACACAT GCTCAGGGTTCAGAGTGGAGACCATGCCTACAGTGTGCAGCCACAGCTTCGCAACAGGAG GAGGAGAAATGGTGGCCATTTGACGTGTCGGGTCAGACTGTCCTCCTCTTCCTACTGTGGCCATTTGTGGCTCAGGGTCTGGTCTACCTGCTGAGAAAAGCCCACCAGAGAAGTCGCACGTCTTCATGA
- the LOC129347475 gene encoding uncharacterized protein LOC129347475, whose amino-acid sequence MHLRIRALELERDQPAAHPSVSSQSAASVSSGGFDMSKHIALVPPFRESEVDSYFSAFERIAAALKWPTEFWSLLLQCKLVGKAQEVCASLSIEQSLDYATLKKAVLQAYELVPEAYRQKFRNREKNANQTYVEFVREKSVLFDKWCQACNVKTLEEMRELILIEEFKKCLPERIVVYLNEQKVLSVTNAAVLADEFILTHKSVFSPQSSRGQNVYERRNRSPKLARRNIPTVAGDSRECYYCHEWGHLIAVCPALKKKGQSKPNKPPAGVCLIKTVTSPEVRSVHSECKISDVDARFQPFVTQGFISVTGEGKKVPIKILRDTAAYHSMMLSDVLPLSNETSCGSDVLVWGIGMTVLRAPLHVVYLKSPLVTGPVKVAVCSRLILGNVFPHPVVTDVPVPASSSATPADLSEPHLFPVCAVTRAQARKLGDIVNLSESFMTTLDENEKSDVTDKIVKTENKSNCKNDTSLFPSDAELTVNVNRDMLITAQKHDPSLAVCFSSVFATDSTSPVFFIDNGVLMRKWSPDSDELHVVNQVVVPKEYRPQVLSIAHDSWLAGHLGVKKTYQGVLRNFFWPGLKTDVAKYCRSCHTCHLAGKPDQPVPPAPLHPIPVLGEPFERVLLDCVGPLPKTKSGHQYILTIMCAATRYPQAIPLRTLKAKPRDENFPRIRGIPSFFPPKV is encoded by the coding sequence ATGCATCTCCGCATCCGAGCTCTGGAACTGGAGCGGGACCAGCCTGCAGCTCACCCGTCAGTGTCCAGTCAAAGTGCTGCATCTGTGTCATCAGGTGGGTTTGACATGAGCAAGCACATTGCATTAGTTCCTCCGTTTCGTGAATCTGAAGTCGATTCTTATTTCAGCGCTTTCGAGCGCATAGCCGCTGCTTTAAAATGGCCCACAGAATTTTGGTCCTTGTTGCTGCAGTGCAAACTTGTGGGTAAAGCACAAGAGGTCTGTGCTAGTCTGTCTATAGAGCAGAGTTTAGATTACGCCACTCTGAAAAAAGCTGTGCTGCAGGCCTATGAACTCGTTCCTGAGGCATATAGGCAAAAATTTAGGAATCGTGAAAAAAATGCCAACCAGACCTACGTCGAGTTTGTACGCGAGAAAAGCGTTTTGTTTGACAAGTGGTGTCAAGCTTGTAATGTTAAAACTCTGGAAGAGATGCGCGAGTTAATCCTGATtgaggaatttaaaaaatgtttgccgGAGCGCATCGTGGTGTATCTGAATGAACAGAAAGTCTTGTCCGTTACGAACGCAGCTGTCTTAGCTGATGAATTTATTTTGACGCATAAAAGTGTATTTTCTCCACAGTCATCTCGTGGTCAAAATGTGTATGAACGGAGAAACCGATCACCGAAGCTTGCGCGGAGAAATATTCCCACGGTTGCCGGTGACAGCCGCGAGTGTTATTACTGCCATGAGTGGGGTCATTTAATCGCAGTCTGTCCTGCTCTGAAAAAGAAAGGTCAGTCTAAACCTAACAAACCGCCTGCTGGCGTTTGTCTAATAAAAACTGTGACTTCTCCTGAAGTGCGTTCTGTGCATTCTGAATGCAAAATCTCTGACGTTGATGCTCGTTTTCAGCCGTTCGTTACTCAGGGCTTTATTTCTGTGAccggagaggggaaaaaagtacCGATAAAAATTCTCCGTGATACGGCAGCCTATCATTCGATGATGTTAAGTGATGTCCTGCCACTGTCCAACGAGACTTCGTGTGGTTCTGATGTGTTAGTGTGGGGTATTGGGATGACTGTACTGAGAGCCCCGCTGCATGTGGTGTATTTGAAATCACCGCTGGTGACAGGACCGGTAAAAGTAGCCGTGTGTTCGCGGTTGATTTTAGGAAACGTTTTTCCTCACCCCGTGGTTACCGATGTTCCGGTGCCCGCCTCGTCCTCGGCCACTCCTGCTGACCTCTCTGAACCACATCTGTTCCCTGTGTGCGCTGTTACACGCGCACAGGCTCGTAAACTGGGTGACATTGTGAATTTGTCTGAGTCATTCATGACTACTTTAGATGAGAATGAGAAATCTGATGTGACtgacaaaattgtaaaaactgaaaataagtccaactgtaaaaatgacacatctcTGTTCCCTAGTGACGCAGAGTTAACTGTGAATGTGAACCGTGACATGTTGATCACTGCTCAGAAACATGATCCATCGctagctgtgtgtttttcttctgtattcGCTACTGACAGcacatctcctgttttctttatAGATAATGGAGTTCTGATGAGGAAGTGGAGTCCTGACTCTGATGAATTACATGTTGTTAATCAGGTGGTCGTGCCAAAGGAATATCGCCCTCAGGTTCTCAGCATCGCACACGATTCCTGGTTAGCAGGTCATTTGGGTGTCAAGAAAACTTATCAGGGTGTGTTGCGCAATTTCTTTTGGCCTGGTTTAAAAACCGACGTGGCCAAATACTGCCGATCATGCCACACATGTCATCTAGCAGGAAAACCAGATCAGCCTGTTCCGCCAGCACCGTTGCATCCTATTCCTGTGCTTGGGGAACCATTTGAACGTGTGTTGCTGGACTGTGTGGGGCCTTTGCCAAAAACCAAATCTGGGCATCAGTATATTTTAACAATTATGTGTGCTGCTACTCGCTACCCTCAGGCGATTCCTTTACGCACGCTAAAAGCTAAAcccagggatgagaattttccgcggatccgcggaattccgagtttttttccgccgaaagtatag